The Claveliimonas bilis genome window below encodes:
- the spoIVA gene encoding stage IV sporulation protein A encodes MDNYQLYKDIQVRTNGEIYIGVVGPVRTGKSTFIKRFMDVLVLPHMTEEHAKARTRDELPQSASGRTIMTTEPKFVPKEAAQISLTEDVSVKIRLIDCVGYMTEGAVGHEEGKEERKVKTPWFDYEIPFTKAAGIGTQKVIHDHSTIGIVVTTDGSIGEIERKNYLEPEERTIRELQSIGKPFVVLVNSKRPMSEEAKETAEYIRQQYKVQAIPVNCEQLKEEDIHKIMKAVLFEFPIAEVQFFIPKWVEMLPREHDIKQELLVHIREVMEQLGEIRDAAAGIEKPDSPYIEEMRVDKIEMDTGCVKIQIKVGEEYYYQVLSDLTGAQIKGEYELISELHRLSEMKKEYEGVQGAFASVRMKGYGVVKPVREEITLDEPVVIRQGNKYGVKIHSHAPSIHLIRANIETEIAPIVGSEQQAEDLIRYIKNAKDSDGGIWGTNIFGKSIEELVMDGMQSKISMINDESQVKLQDTMQKIVNDSNGGMVCIII; translated from the coding sequence ATGGACAATTATCAGTTATACAAGGATATACAGGTAAGGACAAACGGAGAAATATACATAGGAGTAGTAGGACCGGTGAGGACTGGAAAATCAACATTTATTAAAAGATTCATGGATGTTCTTGTTCTGCCTCATATGACGGAGGAACATGCAAAGGCAAGAACAAGGGATGAATTGCCGCAGTCAGCCTCAGGAAGGACCATTATGACTACAGAACCCAAGTTTGTACCAAAAGAGGCAGCCCAGATCAGCCTGACAGAAGATGTGTCAGTGAAAATACGGCTGATCGACTGTGTGGGATATATGACGGAAGGGGCAGTGGGGCATGAGGAAGGAAAGGAAGAGAGAAAAGTAAAAACCCCCTGGTTTGATTATGAAATTCCTTTTACAAAGGCTGCAGGCATCGGGACTCAGAAAGTGATCCATGATCACTCTACTATAGGGATCGTAGTAACAACAGACGGAAGTATCGGAGAGATTGAAAGAAAGAACTATCTGGAGCCGGAAGAGCGCACGATCCGGGAACTGCAGAGTATTGGAAAGCCTTTCGTTGTGCTGGTGAACAGCAAAAGACCGATGAGCGAAGAAGCGAAAGAAACGGCAGAATATATCAGGCAGCAGTACAAAGTGCAGGCGATTCCGGTGAATTGTGAACAGCTGAAAGAAGAAGATATCCATAAGATCATGAAGGCAGTGCTCTTTGAGTTTCCCATTGCCGAAGTTCAGTTTTTTATTCCCAAATGGGTGGAGATGCTTCCAAGAGAACATGATATCAAACAGGAGCTTCTTGTACATATACGGGAAGTAATGGAACAGCTGGGCGAGATCCGCGATGCGGCGGCAGGGATAGAAAAGCCGGACAGTCCATACATAGAAGAGATGAGAGTAGATAAAATCGAGATGGATACCGGATGCGTAAAAATACAGATCAAAGTAGGAGAGGAATATTATTATCAGGTTTTAAGCGATCTGACCGGAGCACAGATCAAAGGGGAATATGAGCTGATATCGGAACTCCATCGTCTGTCAGAGATGAAGAAAGAATACGAAGGAGTACAGGGGGCATTTGCCAGTGTGCGGATGAAAGGATACGGAGTTGTAAAACCGGTAAGGGAGGAAATTACTCTTGACGAGCCGGTAGTAATACGTCAGGGGAATAAGTATGGCGTGAAGATCCATTCCCACGCTCCGTCTATTCATCTGATCAGAGCAAATATTGAGACGGAGATTGCCCCGATCGTGGGAAGTGAACAACAGGCAGAGGATTTGATCCGCTATATAAAGAACGCTAAGGATTCTGACGGAGGAATCTGGGGGACTAACATTTTTGGAAAATCCATTGAAGAACTGGTGATGGATGGCATGCAGAGCAAGATTTCCATGATCAATGATGAAAGCCAGGTAAAACTGCAGGATACCATGCAAAAAATTGTCAATGACAGCAACGGAGGAATGGTCTGCATTATTATATAG
- a CDS encoding quinate/shikimate dehydrogenase (YdiB; quinate/shikimate dehydrogenase from Escherichia coli uses both NAD and NAD(P) to convert quinate and shikimate to 3-dehydroquinate and 3-dehydroshikimate): protein MERHQITGHTELIGLMAYPIRHSQSPATHNAAYEKLGVDIVNLAFEVNADDLEDAIKGLRALKMRGSNISMPNKTIVHKYLDEVSPAAMLCGAVNTIVNRDGYLIGHNTDGIGYVQSLKDNSIDPAGKKVTIVGSGGAATAVQIQSALDGVREMSIFARDDSFRDNALETVDKINKNTNCKATFYPLEDLDCLKKEMASSYLFTNATGVGMKPLEGQTYIPDASFFPKELIVTDVIYSPHETAMLKMARKAGCKTMNGQGMMLFQAIAAIELMLGQRVDSEYMKEKLGISYVYED, encoded by the coding sequence ATGGAAAGACATCAGATTACCGGGCATACTGAGTTGATCGGTCTTATGGCATACCCCATCCGACATTCCCAGTCTCCGGCCACTCATAACGCTGCCTATGAAAAATTAGGCGTAGATATTGTAAATCTGGCATTTGAAGTAAATGCCGATGATCTGGAAGACGCCATCAAAGGGCTTCGTGCTCTGAAGATGAGAGGTTCCAACATCTCCATGCCAAACAAAACCATCGTACACAAGTATCTGGACGAGGTTTCTCCGGCTGCCATGCTCTGTGGCGCCGTCAACACTATCGTAAATAGAGACGGATACCTCATCGGTCACAATACAGACGGGATCGGATATGTCCAGTCTCTGAAAGACAACAGCATTGATCCTGCCGGAAAGAAAGTAACCATTGTCGGGTCCGGCGGCGCGGCAACTGCCGTACAGATTCAGTCTGCTTTGGACGGAGTCAGGGAAATGTCTATTTTTGCAAGAGATGACAGTTTCCGGGATAATGCACTGGAAACAGTGGATAAAATCAACAAAAACACAAACTGTAAAGCCACATTTTATCCTCTGGAAGACCTGGACTGCCTGAAAAAAGAGATGGCTTCCAGCTATCTGTTCACCAACGCCACCGGAGTCGGTATGAAACCGCTTGAGGGACAGACCTACATTCCCGACGCTTCCTTTTTCCCGAAGGAGCTGATCGTGACAGACGTCATTTACTCCCCCCATGAGACTGCCATGCTGAAAATGGCAAGAAAAGCGGGATGTAAGACCATGAACGGCCAGGGTATGATGCTCTTTCAGGCAATTGCCGCTATTGAGCTGATGCTGGGACAGCGCGTGGACAGTGAATACATGAAAGAAAAACTTGGCATTTCCTATGTCTATGAAGACTGA
- the aroD gene encoding type I 3-dehydroquinate dehydratase produces MHTVKIRNLELGAGIPAICIPNVGKTEEEILSLTRQYKSMPMDLMEWRADWFEEVEHTERVLDVLSKIHEILQDTPLLFTFRTQKEGGVHPMGTDSYVSLNKSAARSGLADLIDVEFFTGDEIVADLIRFIHENGAKVVASNHDFEKTPAKDDMIYRLRRMQDMGADIPKLAVMPQNKRDVITLLAATEEMASDYANRPIITMSMAGTGSISRLSCEAFGSCLTFGSGSMASAPGQIAAGELYDVLKTVHSALGC; encoded by the coding sequence ATGCATACAGTAAAAATCAGAAATCTGGAACTTGGGGCTGGGATTCCCGCCATCTGTATCCCTAATGTAGGAAAAACGGAAGAAGAGATTCTCTCCCTTACCAGACAGTATAAGTCCATGCCCATGGATCTTATGGAATGGCGGGCAGACTGGTTTGAGGAAGTGGAACATACAGAGCGGGTACTGGATGTGCTGTCTAAAATTCATGAAATTCTTCAGGATACGCCTCTTCTTTTCACTTTCCGCACCCAAAAAGAAGGCGGTGTCCATCCAATGGGCACTGACTCCTACGTATCTTTAAACAAGTCCGCCGCCAGATCAGGACTTGCAGATCTCATTGATGTGGAGTTTTTCACGGGTGATGAGATCGTTGCCGATCTCATCCGTTTCATCCATGAAAACGGCGCAAAAGTTGTGGCCTCCAACCATGATTTTGAAAAGACTCCGGCCAAGGACGACATGATTTACCGTCTGCGCCGGATGCAGGATATGGGAGCTGATATCCCAAAACTTGCCGTCATGCCTCAAAACAAACGGGATGTGATCACTCTTCTTGCAGCCACAGAAGAAATGGCGTCTGATTATGCCAACCGGCCGATCATTACCATGTCCATGGCCGGAACAGGAAGCATCAGCCGTCTCTCCTGCGAAGCTTTCGGATCCTGCCTCACTTTCGGATCCGGCTCCATGGCTTCTGCCCCCGGACAGATTGCAGCGGGTGAACTCTACGATGTGCTTAAGACAGTACACAGCGCCCTGGGCTGTTAA
- a CDS encoding PepSY domain-containing protein: MKRNRVKMLGAAVMMTAVLVTGCGVSGAGTVQNNTSGSSTDIGQEEAKKIALEDAGVQESDTTRMKISQDQDDGSLQYDVQFTVAEKEYDYEINGTNGTILSADVETTGGNAVQSQAGSNGDTAQNQTNSGNTANASGTSGANVAVSEADAKAAALERVSGATEADIRMELELDDGYYVYEGDIIYQQKEYEFEIDAQTGKFLKWSEERY; encoded by the coding sequence ATGAAACGAAATAGAGTAAAAATGCTTGGAGCAGCAGTGATGATGACGGCAGTTTTAGTGACAGGATGCGGAGTTTCGGGAGCCGGCACTGTACAGAACAATACATCGGGAAGCAGTACCGATATTGGGCAGGAGGAAGCAAAAAAGATCGCATTAGAGGATGCAGGTGTACAGGAGTCTGATACAACAAGAATGAAAATAAGTCAGGATCAGGATGATGGAAGCCTGCAGTATGATGTACAGTTCACTGTGGCGGAAAAAGAATATGATTATGAAATTAATGGAACAAACGGAACAATCCTGAGTGCAGATGTAGAGACAACCGGAGGAAATGCGGTACAGAGCCAGGCAGGAAGCAATGGAGACACAGCGCAGAACCAGACAAACAGTGGAAATACCGCAAATGCATCCGGAACTTCCGGAGCCAATGTTGCAGTGAGTGAAGCTGATGCAAAGGCAGCGGCCCTTGAGAGAGTCAGCGGAGCTACCGAGGCAGATATCCGCATGGAGCTGGAACTGGATGACGGATATTACGTATATGAAGGAGATATCATCTACCAGCAAAAGGAATATGAATTTGAGATTGATGCACAGACCGGAAAGTTCCTGAAATGGTCTGAAGAAAGATATTAG
- a CDS encoding sensor histidine kinase, producing the protein MKRWSTKTKLTLLYAAFMVLLTCAALAILFSLSNQEILSSVQSKLREQVEESLEDIEGSEGNLKIDSDFYTLEEGVYLSVYDGQDGEFLYGMIPAGFDAQADFMPDGLQTIKGRNESWYVFDLSFRADGYGEVYVRGITSVTRAENSMRVTLRFALILLPLLAAITIIICYCFIRRAFLPVKKMTETVQKIQRERSLSMRVGLPEGKDEIYYLAATFDNMLEDLEESFHRERQFTSDVSHELRTPVTVILMQCEEILQDPALSEEQRRQTEVIKKKAEEISSMISQLLLLSRADQGRQVIQKELLDISELTEMIVEEQTILAREKEIMITETIEEGIYAAVDESLYIRLLVNLISNSISYGKRGGHTEVSLQQKEGAAVLQVKDDGIGISKEDLPHIWDRFFRADSARSDGSHSGLGLSMVKWIAKEHGGDIEAESVLGEGSRFICRIPLPSKEN; encoded by the coding sequence ATGAAAAGGTGGTCGACAAAAACAAAACTTACTCTGCTCTATGCAGCTTTTATGGTCCTTTTGACCTGTGCGGCTCTGGCAATCCTGTTTTCTTTGAGTAATCAGGAAATCCTTTCTTCCGTTCAGTCAAAACTTAGGGAGCAGGTAGAGGAAAGTCTGGAGGATATCGAAGGAAGTGAGGGAAATCTTAAAATAGATTCGGATTTTTATACGCTGGAAGAAGGGGTTTATCTGTCTGTCTATGACGGACAGGACGGAGAATTTCTCTATGGAATGATTCCGGCAGGATTTGACGCACAGGCAGATTTTATGCCGGATGGGCTGCAGACGATCAAAGGAAGAAATGAAAGCTGGTATGTGTTTGACCTTTCTTTCCGGGCGGACGGATATGGAGAAGTTTACGTCAGGGGAATTACTTCCGTTACACGGGCGGAAAATTCGATGCGGGTCACTCTGCGCTTTGCCCTGATCCTGCTTCCTCTGCTGGCAGCCATTACGATCATTATCTGCTATTGCTTTATCCGCCGGGCGTTTCTTCCGGTAAAAAAGATGACAGAGACAGTGCAGAAGATCCAAAGGGAACGAAGTCTTTCCATGCGGGTAGGTCTTCCGGAAGGAAAAGATGAGATCTATTATCTTGCAGCAACTTTTGACAATATGCTGGAAGATTTGGAGGAATCCTTTCACAGAGAAAGACAGTTTACCTCTGATGTATCCCATGAACTTCGCACTCCGGTGACTGTAATACTGATGCAGTGTGAGGAAATCCTGCAGGATCCGGCTCTTTCTGAAGAGCAAAGGAGACAGACAGAGGTGATAAAGAAAAAAGCGGAAGAAATATCATCCATGATCTCACAGCTTTTGCTCCTTTCCAGGGCGGATCAGGGCAGACAGGTGATACAAAAGGAACTTCTGGACATCAGTGAGTTGACAGAGATGATAGTAGAAGAACAAACCATCCTGGCCAGGGAAAAAGAAATTATGATTACGGAAACAATAGAGGAAGGGATATACGCAGCCGTGGATGAGAGCCTGTATATACGACTTCTCGTGAATTTAATTTCCAATTCCATTTCCTACGGTAAAAGAGGCGGTCATACGGAAGTTTCCCTGCAGCAAAAGGAAGGAGCAGCTGTTCTTCAGGTAAAGGATGATGGAATCGGGATTTCAAAAGAGGATCTTCCCCACATATGGGACCGATTTTTCCGTGCAGACAGTGCAAGAAGCGACGGCAGTCATTCCGGCCTGGGTCTTTCCATGGTAAAATGGATCGCGAAAGAACATGGAGGAGACATAGAGGCAGAAAGTGTTTTGGGAGAAGGAAGCCGGTTTATCTGCAGGATTCCACTGCCTTCAAAAGAAAATTAA
- a CDS encoding response regulator transcription factor, whose protein sequence is MRILIAEDEKNLNQMLKRRLQEEYYSVDSCFDGQEALDYLSGAEYDAVVLDIMMPVLDGLSVLKKIRAKDKTLPVLLLTAKDSIEDRVAGLDAGANDYLVKPFAVEELLARIRVMLRKPSAQAEGNCLMVGDLVLCTDTHKVTRGGREITLSAREYTLLRYMMQNQGIVLSRDKLEQHIWNYDFTGGSNVIDVYIRYLRRKIDEGSEKKLIHTVRGAGYVLRDDV, encoded by the coding sequence ATGCGCATACTCATTGCGGAAGACGAAAAAAATCTGAACCAGATGTTGAAAAGGAGACTTCAGGAAGAGTATTACAGTGTGGATTCCTGTTTTGACGGGCAGGAGGCTTTGGACTACTTGAGCGGAGCAGAATATGATGCGGTTGTACTGGATATAATGATGCCGGTGCTGGACGGTCTTTCTGTTCTGAAAAAAATCCGTGCAAAAGATAAGACGCTTCCGGTTCTTCTGCTGACGGCAAAGGACAGTATTGAGGACAGAGTAGCCGGACTGGATGCCGGTGCCAATGATTATCTTGTGAAACCCTTTGCTGTGGAAGAGCTGCTGGCAAGGATCCGGGTTATGCTCAGGAAGCCTTCGGCGCAGGCAGAAGGAAACTGCCTGATGGTCGGAGATCTGGTTTTGTGTACGGATACTCATAAAGTGACAAGAGGAGGAAGAGAGATTACGCTTTCGGCCAGGGAATATACCCTTTTAAGATATATGATGCAGAATCAGGGAATTGTACTGTCAAGGGACAAGCTGGAACAGCATATCTGGAATTATGATTTTACAGGCGGTTCCAATGTCATTGATGTCTATATCCGCTATCTGCGGCGTAAGATTGATGAGGGCAGTGAGAAAAAACTGATCCATACAGTACGCGGAGCAGGATATGTGTTGAGGGATGATGTATGA
- a CDS encoding TRAP transporter substrate-binding protein: MKKIWSGAIVGVLLAASAGTAAFGMASTDKQAADGKEQRYAWPLATCSTEDTITHVFAESFAEEVERLSDGQMEIQVYPQSTLGGDRELMESCKDGDIPFVVQSPAPQVSFMPELCVFDTPCAFEDIEEARDTIDDPRFQEIVQEIYENAGYQLLGMADQCFRVMTSSEPFEGMESFKGQKIRTMENTYHLQFWKAMGANPTPMTFSEVYIGLQQGTIDAQENAYELIVSAKLYEQQKYLIQTNAVPDYITLISSDEFFQTLEEEQQEIIRQAAQNAQEKARESADTRQGERQKQLEEEGMEIISVDETTWQEMRQACQPVYENIREQAGEELFDLYMGTDE; encoded by the coding sequence ATGAAGAAAATATGGAGCGGAGCAATTGTGGGAGTTCTCCTGGCGGCAAGCGCCGGGACAGCGGCATTCGGCATGGCTTCCACAGACAAGCAGGCTGCAGACGGAAAAGAACAGCGCTATGCGTGGCCTCTTGCTACCTGCAGTACGGAAGATACCATTACCCATGTGTTTGCTGAATCATTTGCTGAAGAAGTGGAACGTTTAAGTGACGGACAGATGGAAATCCAGGTATATCCGCAAAGTACCCTTGGAGGAGACCGGGAACTGATGGAGAGCTGTAAGGACGGCGATATTCCTTTTGTAGTGCAGTCTCCGGCGCCACAGGTCAGCTTTATGCCGGAACTGTGCGTCTTCGACACCCCCTGTGCATTTGAGGATATAGAGGAGGCAAGGGATACCATTGATGATCCCCGTTTTCAGGAAATTGTTCAGGAAATTTATGAGAATGCAGGATATCAGCTCCTCGGTATGGCGGATCAATGCTTCCGGGTGATGACCAGCAGTGAACCATTTGAAGGGATGGAAAGTTTTAAAGGGCAGAAGATCCGTACCATGGAAAATACTTATCATCTCCAGTTCTGGAAAGCAATGGGAGCCAATCCGACTCCGATGACTTTCAGTGAAGTGTATATCGGGCTTCAGCAGGGTACGATCGACGCACAGGAGAATGCCTATGAGCTGATTGTAAGCGCAAAACTTTATGAGCAGCAGAAATATCTGATCCAGACGAATGCAGTCCCGGATTATATTACTTTGATCTCCAGCGACGAATTTTTCCAGACATTAGAGGAGGAACAGCAGGAGATCATCCGCCAGGCGGCCCAAAATGCCCAGGAAAAGGCCAGAGAATCTGCCGATACAAGACAGGGAGAAAGGCAGAAGCAGCTGGAGGAAGAAGGAATGGAAATCATATCTGTCGATGAGACGACATGGCAGGAAATGAGACAGGCCTGCCAGCCGGTATATGAAAACATCCGGGAACAGGCGGGAGAGGAACTATTTGATCTCTATATGGGAACGGATGAATAG
- a CDS encoding IS110 family transposase, translated as MILVGIDIGKHQHIFSIIDKQSGEILSNPSVFHNNQDGFLLLIGKLSCYAKSQLLIGMEDTGHYHFALLKYLLNRHYTVALINPTTTDLTRKLQGGITKNDPLDSLTICDVIGSNQRKKPYRITKVNRFDLYEQKQLTRHHHNLKEELNLYKNRLQKCIDIVFPEFNSLFRSKYGIVYMNVLKSFASAEKIANSDIRTIRKCFEYEGRGKRIQLSAEQLKTAAKASVGISSVAEEIQIRHLVSQIEMIEEQLSEIDKKIEEFSLQNNSPILSIPGISHFSGTSILAELGDVCNYTKASQIIKFAGVAPYHYESSQFIARHTAITKKGSRYLRKTLYQIILPVINHNRVFTSYYNKKIAEGKGHRCAQGHCIRKLLRVIYHLLSTGQSFDSTLLI; from the coding sequence ATGATTTTAGTCGGAATTGACATTGGTAAACATCAACACATCTTCTCCATCATTGACAAACAATCCGGTGAAATACTTTCTAATCCTTCTGTTTTTCATAACAATCAAGATGGCTTTTTGTTACTCATCGGAAAACTAAGCTGCTATGCCAAATCACAGCTTCTTATTGGCATGGAAGATACCGGGCATTATCATTTTGCCTTACTCAAATATCTTCTTAACAGGCACTATACTGTTGCTCTGATCAACCCAACCACTACTGACCTTACCAGAAAACTTCAGGGCGGCATTACCAAAAACGATCCCCTGGATTCTCTTACCATTTGTGATGTCATCGGCTCAAATCAGCGTAAAAAGCCTTATCGCATTACAAAAGTAAACCGTTTCGACCTTTATGAACAAAAGCAGCTGACACGCCATCACCACAACCTGAAAGAGGAATTAAACCTCTACAAAAACCGGCTTCAGAAATGTATTGATATCGTATTCCCTGAATTTAATTCCTTATTCCGTTCAAAGTATGGCATTGTTTACATGAATGTTTTAAAATCGTTTGCTTCTGCTGAAAAGATTGCAAACTCTGATATCCGGACCATCCGGAAATGTTTTGAATATGAGGGGCGCGGAAAACGGATTCAACTTTCTGCCGAACAGCTTAAAACAGCAGCCAAAGCTTCTGTCGGCATCTCTTCTGTTGCTGAAGAAATCCAGATCAGACACCTTGTAAGTCAAATTGAAATGATAGAAGAACAACTTTCTGAAATAGACAAAAAGATAGAAGAGTTTTCCCTGCAAAACAACTCTCCTATCCTCTCCATACCAGGAATTTCACACTTCTCTGGTACTTCTATTTTAGCGGAATTAGGAGATGTTTGCAACTATACAAAAGCGTCTCAAATCATTAAATTTGCCGGTGTCGCCCCATATCACTATGAATCCAGTCAGTTTATCGCCCGGCATACTGCAATCACCAAGAAAGGTTCCCGGTATCTGAGAAAAACACTGTATCAGATTATCTTGCCGGTCATCAATCACAACAGGGTCTTCACTTCTTATTACAACAAAAAGATAGCCGAAGGCAAAGGTCACAGATGTGCTCAAGGTCACTGTATCAGAAAACTTTTAAGAGTCATCTATCATCTTCTAAGTACCGGACAGAGTTTTGATTCTACGTTACTGATATAG
- a CDS encoding TRAP transporter large permease has product MSSAVVLILFFVCLLIAIPISVSLGIVSVLPGAFDPSFTASATYVIRSMFGGLDSFPLLAVPMFILSGIIMARGGISKRLFDLFAYFIGKKTAGLPCAVVVTCLFYGAISGSGIATVAAVGSMTIPLLVNLGYDKRFCTALVAVAGSLGVIIPPSIPFIMYGMASGVSVSDIFIAGIIPGILIGVMLMVYAVYYCKKNGEDKERINGEIDHLRSQGLWKVFKSSFFAVLSPVIILGCIYSGVASPTEAAVISVFYSLIVSLFLYKSLSFRDLYAVFAEGVRTYAPILFILAASIAFSRVLTLMQVPQTISGWILENFSNKILILIVVNLFLLLVGMIMDTTPAILILTPILLPIMTGVGVDPIHFGVMMVVNLAIGFVTPPIGVNLFVASSLTDIPVIQIAKRALPMIGYFLIALLLITFIPQLSLALL; this is encoded by the coding sequence ATGTCATCTGCAGTGGTATTGATTTTGTTTTTTGTGTGTCTGCTGATCGCGATTCCCATTTCGGTTTCACTGGGAATCGTGTCCGTACTGCCAGGGGCATTTGACCCGTCATTTACGGCAAGCGCTACTTATGTGATCCGCTCTATGTTCGGAGGACTGGACAGTTTTCCGCTTCTTGCGGTTCCTATGTTTATCCTGTCCGGTATCATTATGGCAAGAGGCGGTATTTCCAAGCGGCTTTTTGATCTTTTTGCCTACTTTATCGGCAAAAAAACAGCAGGCCTGCCTTGCGCGGTCGTTGTAACCTGCCTGTTTTACGGGGCAATTTCCGGTTCCGGGATTGCTACAGTTGCAGCAGTAGGGAGTATGACCATTCCTCTGCTGGTAAATTTAGGATATGATAAAAGATTTTGCACAGCCCTGGTTGCTGTAGCAGGAAGCCTGGGCGTCATCATTCCTCCCAGCATTCCCTTTATTATGTATGGAATGGCCTCCGGTGTGTCGGTCAGTGATATTTTTATTGCCGGGATCATTCCGGGCATACTGATCGGGGTTATGCTGATGGTGTATGCCGTTTATTACTGTAAAAAGAACGGGGAAGATAAAGAAAGGATCAACGGGGAAATCGATCATCTGCGGTCACAGGGACTTTGGAAAGTGTTTAAAAGCAGCTTCTTTGCAGTACTTTCTCCGGTGATCATACTGGGCTGTATTTATTCCGGGGTTGCATCTCCCACAGAGGCAGCGGTGATTTCTGTATTTTATTCTCTGATTGTCAGCCTGTTTCTGTATAAATCCCTTTCTTTCCGAGATTTGTACGCAGTGTTTGCTGAGGGAGTGAGGACATATGCGCCGATTCTTTTTATTCTTGCAGCCTCCATTGCTTTTTCCAGGGTTCTTACTTTAATGCAGGTGCCTCAGACGATCAGCGGCTGGATACTGGAGAATTTTTCTAATAAAATACTGATCCTTATTGTCGTAAATCTTTTCCTCCTTCTGGTGGGAATGATCATGGATACCACACCGGCTATTCTGATCCTGACGCCGATCCTTCTGCCCATCATGACAGGAGTGGGAGTGGATCCGATCCACTTTGGAGTAATGATGGTAGTAAATCTTGCCATTGGATTTGTAACGCCGCCTATTGGGGTGAATCTGTTTGTGGCAAGCTCGCTGACAGATATACCGGTGATTCAGATTGCAAAACGGGCGCTTCCCATGATCGGATATTTCCTGATCGCCCTTTTGCTGATCACATTTATTCCGCAGTTAAGTCTTGCGTTGTTATAG
- a CDS encoding TRAP transporter small permease, giving the protein MKLLKWLDDYLEEALLLIMLGIMVVVMGIQITARYVFASSLSWSEEITRFLFICSGFLSASYCIKKSLSVKIDQLVNMLPGRGVHIFRLISYSIQLVFFSYLIPFAWKYVMSGIESGQLSPACGIPMYVIQSFTVISFVLCVIRLIQKWLYRLQIILGEREEKEED; this is encoded by the coding sequence ATGAAACTTTTAAAATGGCTGGATGATTATCTGGAAGAAGCCCTGCTTCTCATTATGCTGGGGATTATGGTCGTTGTTATGGGGATACAGATCACTGCAAGATATGTATTTGCATCGTCCCTGTCCTGGTCAGAGGAAATAACAAGATTTCTGTTTATATGCTCCGGATTTTTAAGTGCCAGCTACTGTATTAAGAAGAGTCTGTCAGTGAAGATCGATCAGTTAGTGAATATGCTGCCGGGAAGAGGCGTACATATTTTCCGCCTGATCAGTTACAGCATACAGCTTGTATTTTTCTCTTATCTGATCCCTTTTGCATGGAAATATGTCATGTCGGGAATAGAGAGCGGACAGTTAAGTCCCGCCTGTGGAATCCCCATGTATGTCATCCAGTCATTTACAGTGATCAGTTTTGTACTGTGTGTCATCCGCCTGATACAGAAATGGCTGTATCGGCTCCAGATCATTCTGGGGGAAAGAGAAGAAAAGGAGGAGGATTAA